The Oryza brachyantha chromosome 7, ObraRS2, whole genome shotgun sequence genomic interval CCAACTACCCCCACTAGTCCACATCCATCATGTTTTCCCTTCAAGTTATTCCCCTCAACCGCCCCCTCCATCACCATCGATGACGGCTCTGTCTCTCGTCCACCATGCGGCGGCTCCCCGTCGCGCTTCCTCTCCCTTCCCACCTCCCAAGCTGATGGTTGTCAGGCACAGATCCGGTGGAGGAGTCCCAACTCGAGCTGCAGCGGTGGTCGAGCGACAGTCGTGTGATGGAGCGGCACTCGGGGGATAGGGGCAACGATTGACGGAGCTTGGGACGCCTGCGGCGGCATGGATCACAGGCGCGGTGGAGGCAGGCGGGATGGCGAGCGGGGCGGCGATCACCGAAGCTTGGGGCAGCGGTAACTGGTGCTCAGGGCAGCGGTAGCCGAAACTCAGGCTAACAGCGGGCAGTGCGGCGAACGGAGCAAAGTGATGATAAACTCAATGGCTCAACTTGCGCCCTCCTCTCCGCTCCTGCAAAAGTGCGAAACACACTTTCTTTTCTCTGACAAGGCTCCGGTGTCCTGCAGAACACACAAGGATCCTCATGAAACCACTCTCCCTCACCTTCTCTTCACGTGAGCATTGGGCCTACGTGGCGAGCCTGAGCCACTCGCCACGTAGGCGCGTGCACTGCACGTGCCCTTACTATCCTCCGATTGCACATGCTTCTGATGTCTActtgtaattaaactatggTTGTACCTAGTACTAACCATATGTGTGGTTGCGTTTGTTCCATCAAATTATTCcctagatttttttctcgCCTTTTCCATGCACACTTTTTCGAATCgctaaaagtatatatttttttgcaaaaagttgtTATGCAAAAGTTCATTATCTCATTTTTCTAAAGTAGCTTTTTATCTTTGTAGtatagttttgttttcttatttatactattaaatactCTCTTCGTTTATCTCACTTCTTTAAATTTAACCAGGTTtatggaaaaatatattagtattttcaacacaagaaaaacatattatgaaaatatttttaatagtttatgaaactaatttaatattttaactgttgctaaattttctataaacttggtcGAACTTGGTAAAGTCAAactaaaaaagtaaaatgtcTTTTAATACAAAATGAAGAGAGTAGCTatcaaaaaaatcagataatatttcTTCCTTCATCTTTTATGTAAAAAGAACGCAACCATGCATACGTAAGAATTGTGATTTCTGTAGCCATACCATATTTTCATGCACTATACTTTCTTAAGTGGCCGTCTgtgaaaatcaatttttcatataCGGGTAAAGGCACAAAACCTAGTTTCCATTTCTACAGAGTGAATTTTTAGTGATTcgtatttaaaaacaaaatttatctccatgataaaatatttttgcatgtaGCGTGCAGGGGTTGCTTGGATTAGTAAGTATAGGCTGTATTctttatggataaaatattatttaatggtgtaaacgataaaattaactcctataaaaataaaaactatactttaaaaaaaagataataacttatatgtataaactttttataaaatatacagtATTTAGCAGTTCCATAAACAAAAATCATGGAATAATCTGAACGGTAGCGCGCTACAAGAGGACACAGCcatggttggttggttggacATAGATTAATCGATCGGTAGACAACTTGTCTTTGTTTTGTACGAACCGGTTGTATTATCTTTGAATTAAATTCAAGATgtcccttccctctctctaTCTATATATACGGTAGGCAAACAGGCCATTGGTAGGCAAGGCAAGGCAAGGCAAGACTAGACAAGAGGGCCTTATTTGCAGGGTTGCACCCATCCATCCCTCGAAAGCTCACTGGCAGCAGCATGGATCATAAACTGTTGGCCGACGCGAGCCCTGATCACGACATGCCCGCAGTGGCAGCCCTCGTGGAGCTCAACCATCACGTGCTCGGTTACGTCAAGTCGATGGCGCTCAAGTGCGCGGTCGATCTCGGCGTCCCCGGCGCcatccaccgccgcggcggcgccgcctctcTCGCCGACATCGCGGCCGACACCGCCGTGCACCCGAGCAAGCTCGCGGACCTCCAGCGCCTCATGGAGATGCTCAGCACGACCGGCATCTTCAGCAGCACTATTGGGGCTGCAGACATTaatggagacggcggcggcggcggcggcgctgttgCGTACAGGCTCACCGCAGCAAGCCGCGTCCTCGTTGGCTCGCGCAGCCTGTCCCCCGAGGTTCAGTTCGTCGTATGCCCTCACCTCGTCTCGTCCTTCTTCAGCTTGCGCGACTGGCTCACGGCCCCGCCGTCGCTGGCGGCCTccgggtcgtcgtcgtccctgTTCGAGGTGGCACACGGCTGCTCCCAGTGGGAGATGGCGGCCAAGGACTCCACGCTGAACAGCGTCCTCAatgccgccatggccgcggaAAGCCAGATCTTCCTCGAGGCCGTCGTTGCGGGCAAGGGCAGGCACGTGTTCGGCGGGCTGAGCTCGCTCGTCGACGTCGGTGGTGGCTATGGCGCGGCCACGGAGGTGATCGCCCGGGAGTTCCCGCACATCAAGTGCACCGTCCTGGACCTTCCTCACGTGGTCAGCCAGGCGCCCGTCACCGGTGATGGTAAAGTGCacttcgtcgccggcgacatgTTTGAGTCCGTTCCACGAGCAGATGCTGTTGTACTCAAGGTATTGCTATGTGGTTGCTTTTTTGATATCTTGCCCGTATTgcaataagaaaaaaactactctctccttcccaaaatgtttgacgccattgattttttatacacgtatttgactattcatcttattcaaaatatttacataattattaattatttttatatcattttatttattgttaaatatacttttgtgcatgtatatagctttacatatttgacaaaaaaaattaaataagacgaatagtcaaacgtttataaaaaaattaatggcgttaaacatttagggatggatgTGGTACTACTCAATATGCTTCTTAATAACTGACAATCTTGGACccaaatctttttttcttatgctagcttctgcttataaacttaaatttgaattttcaacacTAAATTTGGAGCTAatattagagtttttttatcgtagtttattttttattttagattgctaagaaactatttataaaaattttattcacaattttttcaaaaaattatgggaCCAATGTGAACAAAATTTCGATGCTTGTATTTAGGTCATAGCCCCATTTTAATTAACATGGCATCGTTTCCACTGTTTCTGAGTGGTGAAAGTTTGGATTTGAAGAGTACATAGTGTCAATTATTAGGaaacggggggggggggggggtgtgtGGACTTGTTTGGAATCATGTCAGCTTGAGAAGCCTAAATCAGTACAAAATGAGTCCAATTTGATGGATTTTCAGGGTATCTATATAGGGTTGTTCTATACGGGGgattaaggggttgtttagatggttTAGCCCCACGtgacatcagatgtttgggacactaatttgaagtattaaatatagactaataaaaaactaatttaataaataagtgGTAATCTATgaaacgaattttttaagcctaattaattcataattagagcatgtttactgtagcaccacataggctaatcatggattaattagactcaatggattcgtctcgcaaattggtctaagattatagatgaggTTTATtgatagtctacgtttactatttataataagcgtctaaacattcgatgagCTCGTCCCAAACACCACTTAAGATCTTTTGGATCCACATTCTATGCATATTTAAAAAGGTCAAGCCATCCATCATTCTTCCAGTTGGATCATCGTTGCATTACACTATAGGAGACAAACATTCTATGCCATCCATTCTTCCAGTTGGATCATCATTGCATGGCActatacaaacaaaaaaaagtcaaacatcttaaattatgaaacgaagggtGTAGAAAACAAGTTGCTACCAATACTTTGCTGAAATTTTGATGTTCTAGTCCTTTTATACAACACATTTCATGAATAGACCATAAGAAAAACTAATTCTATGAAAGCAACCTCAACCCTGAGCTATAATAAGATCTTAGCGCCACtaaccatatatattgatactaAACTCTTGTTCAAGGTGGCACGACTTTTAACAAGTCATTGGAGCTCTCTGGTACTATTGGCGCTGACCTCTCTAGGGTCTTTTAAATCTCACTACCGAACAAAGGACACGCCGCCCTCATTTTGGCTTTTTAGCTTTGGTCTTCATTCTGTAGTAATTTTTGTTAGAAAGGATTAATTGTCTCCTATAGTGCAATTCAATGATGATCCGACTAGAAGAATGGATGGcttgacttatcattttttatatttatactaaatttttaaataagatgaattatCAAATgttgtaaacaaaaaagtcacatatcttatattacgaaatggaggtagtaatagataatggatattttatttaacaaaGATATACATCAGGCATCTTAATTTTGATCAGTACGATGCACACAGCCAAaaaagcaataaaaaaaagtaaagtaaataccTAGAATGAATATAACCATATCGTTCCACCTTGCTAGAAACAGCTCgccctatatttttttcacaaatataaaacaattaaaCTCTCTATTCTATAACCCGGATATAATAACACAAAGCCCAAATGCAACtactttattcattttttatttaacgcaattgacttttaaatctatatttgattgttcgtcatattcaaaattttatgtaaatatgcaaaattataagtcatacttaaagatattttaataaatcaattcacaataaaataagtaatacttatataaattttttgaataagataaataatcaaacatacatTTACAAGTCAAgggtattaaataaaaataaaagggaaTAGTACAAACCAACACCTTCACAAAGAATCCAACAGTTTCTGGGTGctgttattatttaaattaatgtaCTTAATACTTTGCTGAAATTTATCAccatcatcttttcacttctgcaaatgtttataagccaaattcttaatttttaaccttacatttgaagtatattttggagtttttcaatcgtaatttatttttgattttggagtttttcaatcgtaatttatttttcagccttggcttttagatcgatgataaaacatatatatatttttattcaccaaatagtttttatttagaaatatgccaCTTTTTCCGTAAATAAGTCAGACAATAACCCCTATGCTGGTGCCTTTTTTTCGCTTTGGGACTAGCAGTTCTGTCACgtgattaattttgtttgattgaCCAGTTTTAGTCTATAACAGATAATATCCCACAACTCATATGTTTGCTACCCGTTAGTTAAAAGGAAACGAATTGAACATTGTTCAAACttacaataaatgaaatgtgatttgttggtgaTACCTAATAATATGTGAAATATCACTAGCTATATTCCACAGAACCGCAAACGCAGATATGTTCGTGTGTGTGAACATTTGATAATGTAAACCAAAACATGCATGGTAAAAGTTATGGTAAAATTATACTATCtacgtttcacaatgtaaaacTTTATAGCATTGTCTATATTCacgtggataaaaataattctagacatatatgtaaagaatatacattaatcaatGAAAGAATGTAGGTATAGCTAAAAAGTTTTCTGATACGGataagagaaaataataagttAACTGCCTTTTACATATAATTTGTACAATGTGCAGATGACACGTATAGTTGATTAAATTTAGGTGTTACGAGCGTATGCTTTTgtactatcttttttttttaaaaaaaaggtagccGTTgtattaataacaaaaaaaatagatgagtGACAACGAACGAAATTATGTTCGGCTTATGCAAATTGTGTCTTTTGGGTGAGGACACGACTTCAATTAATTGTTCcattttcttcatttcttaAAACCTTATCTATACTTGCTTTTAGAACATTTTGCACGACTGGAGTGACGACGACTGTGTGAAGATActtcaacgctgcaaggaaGCCATTCCCGGGAGAAACGCTGGAGGAAAGGTGATAATCATGGACATGGTGAGAGGATCAGGGCCGCGGGATAAAGGCATCAGCGAGATGGAAGCCACACGGAATCTGTTCATGATGCATATCAATGGAATGGAACGGGATGAACACGAGTGGAAAAAGATCTTTTGTGCTGCTGGATTTAGTAACGATTGCCAAATCATACCGGTTCTGGGCCCTTTCGCCGTAATCGAGATCTACTCATGATCGACAATCATATAGGATATCATCGTACCAATTAAGCTACGTACTATAGCTAGCAATAAAAGCTACGTACTCAGTTAGTCcgtccgttttatattattagactttctagccttatataatttatatatatataatatgtatgtgtctagattcattagcatccacgTGAATCTAGATAATGTTAGAAAGTTTTAAATTGTGCTACGGATGGAgtaattgtttatttgtttgtatgtCTCCGAGTCGATTGAACTCAGTGTGTTGTCAAGACGGTCTTGCAGATTAACTTAGGCCCTGTTATTGGATGTTTAAGGGAGGTTAAGATTTCGAGAAATTAGTTGGTGAGAATATGTTTATGGGATGTTTATGTGTCAAGACGGTCTTGATCAATGACTCAAACGAGGAAACAACTCGgttaattccttttttttcctgctcGTGCCAAATTAACCTACAACACCTTACTCATGAAAATTATTTGGCTTCAAAACATAACTTTTGTATTCACGAAAGGGAGGTCTTGGATAATGAGGGAGGACCCAAGGGCGTACCTCAAAGTGAAAaatgttaaaagaaaaatgaaacatagGCTTTGTCTCTAGGCTTGGCACAATTTCTGTCAGGACAAGACGCGGGACCGCTCAGGCCTTGTTCGGTTGGGCCGGGAATGACTGGGATTAGGCTGAAACCTCTGTGGATCATCCCGGTGTGGGAAAAATTCCAGCCCACAGAAAAAAGCCCGTTCGGTTCAGCCCAGGCGGGATACTAACCTAGCCCATCCCGGCGCATTCCCCTCGTTTTGAGCCGGGAAAAAAACATCGACCGCTGAGGTGTGGAACAAATCCTCGTGGAGGCGCAGGAGAAGATGGCTACGGTGGCGCGCGCGACGtagagcgacggcgacgggacAAGGTCCGCCTCTCCGATGGTCATCTTCTCCGTCGGCCACCTTCTCGCCTGTACGTATCTCCTTCTTCCCCTCATCTCCTCTCCTTCATCTTCTgcctagggttagggttctTGGTTCTGCTGTGAGCATGTCAGGCGACCGCCGGCACATCTTGCCTCTGCGACCATGCCCGACGAGGAGGGCAAGATCTCTCACCTCATGTATTGATGCCCGCTACTGAATCCAATCGAGCTGATCTAATTACAGTTAATTAATCCGAGCTGACTACGCATAGAAGTACTTGTGCGATGTAATTCACTTGGTTCCTCATCCATCACAAACACACCTGTTTCTACTACCCTTCCATCGGTTTTGgtaatttcaattttaattaGATAGCTCAACTGGTCAAAATACTGCATCCTTTAGATTCTTGTTTCTTTCGATTCTCTAATTTATTACTGCCATCctttaccaaaaaaattatttagccGATCGTTCTGAAGGTGTAGGTCATGATTCTcattaaaactaaattttacattatgttACAGAACATTTTTTCATTATGCTGCAGAACAATATGCAAATCTTAGCATTTTATTATCTAGataagaatttagaaattgTAGAACCAGATCAAAACGTGCATCAGAAAAGGTTCTGAGTCTAGATACGAATTTAGAAATAGTAGAACCAGATCAAAATGTGGATCAGAAATGTGGATCAGAAAAGGTtttgaatctagataagaatCGTACTGTATGGTGAAATTCCGTAGCAGCTGAACAGGTTCAGACTTTCTGTAGCATCTGATATTATCTACATACATAATGGATGTTATGTATACATTAGCTGTAAATATTGCTAGTTAATAGTTCTGAAGGTCCAATTCTAGTCCATTGCTAACTGCATATAAGCATAGCTTAAATCATTGTAGTTTACCATCGAAAACTGAAagcatatttcttttttgggaCAATTTCGTTTGTGCCCTGATTTTCaagtctaatattgattttatcattcctttttagggtttttcgtttttgcccCTCTTTTTCTTAACCGAATGAACCATTTGCCCCTATTTTGGATGGAAGTTATGTTGACAGTTAGTTgaccaatatatttagtttaaaaaataaaagattttctttaaaaaatttgacatagttttgaaactctgtcaaatattttaaaaaaattacaagtttttaaacatgtcatttgatttaataatatattgcttttgtatatttctatggtTTAGAGCAGAGGGTAACAATacaaatgactaaaaaaatatcaaaatgatATTCTCGTGCAGGGGTAAAATAGTCCTTTAACATgttatttaacaccgttagtccTTCCATCTAAAGGAGGGGCAATTGGTTCATTCAATTCAAAAAAGTAAAGGCAAAgacgaaaaccctaaaaaggaGGGGCAAATTCAGTATTAGAACCTGAAAAAGGGGCACAAATGAAATAACCCcttcttttttatatgcagGCTTTAGAGAAAAGGAACTCTGCAAGATGCTGGTTTTGTTCAGTAGCAACAAATGTATATCTCAATGTTCATTGGTTCCAATTTTCAGTAGCATCCGGaccatatttttgttgatCAATTTATTGACGAGCAACATCTATTGTTCAGTTGTTTAGGAGTAAACAAAGTTTATAGATTGTTTTGGATAAATTCTGGATGTTTTATCTAGAAGTTATGtctgatggattaattaacagAAAGCAAATTAATGCTGATAAACTTCTGGATATTTTAACGATCATGCAGTATGTTTGTTGTTCGGTTGTTCCTAATGATATGTAGCAAATTAATGTTGACAGCTAGTTGATCAAAAGCAAATGGTGTTTTATAGCCAGAATTATAGTTTGAACCGAACGGAGGGATTCAAGAGAGGGATTAAGGGAAACAAGGAATTTAACCCCCATAGGGTTTAGGTAACATGGGAGAGATTCACCCTTACGGATCAATTCGCAGCTAACCGAACAAGCCCTCAACGGGGCCAGCAGGCCAGGGTTGGGACCAAAATCATCCAGGGGGATTTAGGGTCAGGGCCCAGGATTATTTAGAGACGAGGAAGAAACTTCATTCGCAAGGATCACCATGGGGCCGTGAAATTATGAaagaaatacaaaatattaggTGTATTGACAATTATTGTGGTAACCTTCGGGGATAGTAACCTTTCATTTGATAATTATTGATGTTGTATTCACtatcatttataattttagatttatggtcattttttaatgtattatattGTATAATACAATATACTAATAGAGAGAatattaactttattttggTGAAAACGGTGCCCCGTTAGGGGTAAGAGATCCGGCAGGATTAAAGACAAGGAACACATTACCCCTGGGTTTGTTTTCAAGGATGAGGATTAATTTCAGGGGGCAGAGCCAAGGCCAGTCTAGTCATCCCTGGTATCCCGCTCTGCCCTTTGCCAATCCTAGCTCTGCCCCtgctttttttgttttcaaggATGAGGATTAATTTCAGGGGGCAGAGCCAAGGCCAGTCTAGTCATCCCTGGTATCCCGCTCTGCCCTTTGCCAATCCTAGCTTTGCCCCTGCTTTTTTTTGATCTCGCCTTTGCCCAAAGTACTCACTTTGAATAGTCTATCTCTTTAACTTCTCTTAAACTCGCTAAAACTAAGAAagttctccttcctcctcctcagaGACGGTAAACACTtggcttgaaaaaaaaactttttaactTGCTTTTTCTATGCTCACCTCCTCGAGCGACCTCTACTCGCGTCCAAGTTCCAACCTTTCCGGATAGATTTTTACCTATCCTTGAGTCCAATCTCGTGCATGCAGTTAGGAAAGTTGTACTCCCTGAAAGGGTGAACTGAATTTGAGAAAACGTAGATAATCCCACATTGAAATATGTCTAGGATCGTTAAACGCGTACCTATATGTCTATATATTTTCAAGACTTTTTGGGGAGCTTCTAATTAATAGCTAAAGATGGAGAAGCTACAATAGTGCAGCGCGCAAGCTATCAAAAATGTTTCAGTCCCTCTTTCATTTGGATATATTttaagccctttgaatcaaaggattTGTATAGGAATTTTGTAAGATTCTAATTTATCGACGATCGAGATTGACAGTAATATTATGGAGTGACACAAAAGAACCAGAAATCAATGATTATATATTAGACAAGGGGTTATCAAGTTTAGGCTCTCCAAGTGAGATAATATTCTACTCTGCTAAGTTTGTAGTTCGGTGTGGGAATAGATTGCAACAAAAGGTTAAACAATCATATAAGTTGTGTCCCCCTAAGGGACCCCGTGCACcccttatataattatataataaggGGCATGGTCTTAGAGATAGAGACATAATCTAACATAACAGCCTATCTAGTTCAAATACGATTAGATACGATAACCTATGGATAAGAATCCAGATCTTAACACATGTCTAACCGATCTGACCTGATATTCTATTTTTACATCTTTCTTTATAACTCGGGACCTCTTTACAGTACAATACACAGTATAATGTATATCCGGGTATACCACAAAattctattaaaatttttcatatatagtaCTTTGAAATAAAGGATAGTAGTTtccaacttttatatactttctAAGGAAATTTAGCAAAAGTTCTAACTtctgagaatttttttttagtctaTCTCACTTATCCAATTCTTGCATTTTCCTGCAGTTTATTTAAACAACCATCCATGTATATCtcctatattttgtaattctCTGTTTTACAATTTTAATTATGCCAAAACCTGTGTATTTTCTTTTCGTCTGTCTTTTGAATCCTATGTTTCAATGTAGCTACAATGATTCCATGGTTAAATTTACAAGGCAGAGTATGGCTTATATCTTGCATGTTTCTGAACGTAGGCAGTGTTCGGTAGTTAGTTTGGTAACCGGCGCGGCAAACGCAGTAACagattattatataattaattatttttaactataaaaaaataagaaaattaatctgaacatttaaaacaacttttatatataactttttttgaaatatactgtttagcagtttggtaaACATATGTAGAAAAAAATCGAATACGGATGAGTACTGTAGATCGCCTCAAGTGGCCTCGCTTAGTGAGGTATATGTAGGAATTGGTTCGTTGGTCATTATCTCCGTCGTTTCCTCGCAACATTCTCGTTTGTTCTGAACATCAGCAAATGCGCATTTTTGTTCCTTGGTAGTTttgctctgttttttttttcttttgatttatctcaggcatcaaccaaacaatcaaGCGATGCAATCATCATGCATGGTCGAAAACAATTTgaactatatgtatataataggATATCAATCAAACATGCACCACTCAAAAGTAACACGAAAACTGATAATACTTTTGGAGCCTATCAACAGTAGATTCGCAGAATTAGTATCATTAGCCCGTGAGCCAAGTTATTACGCTGTTTACAAACAATGGAAATAAATCTCAatcattgatctatttttatgtaGTGACAGTGGCCAGATCTATTTCTGCTAACACCTCACTTAACGGAAGTAGAAACATGTAGGAGAAttattgtcaaaaaaatatgctCATAGGGATAAAATCATACATTTGCGAGTATGCGAAAGAATATACGTGCTACGTAGTGACATGATATAATAAATGGATGAAATCTCTTACGGAGAATTGATAAAATCACAATGTTAACATTGCCACTGATCATTAAGTTAGTAAAGCACCGAAATAAGTTATAAACCAATGATCCAGATATCGATTATGCTAGTAGTATAATACCGCCGGTGCACCGTATGTGCATGGTACTTGTCGTGAAGCCTGAAATTTTTGTGGGAAGCAATGTGGTCAACTGCAACTAATTAAATTTTCGGGGCTGCAGGGATTTTTAGGTACATCTGCTACACAGTTTGGGATGCCACTTCCTGATTCCGTAAAGTAGAATTTAGACCATTCAGATTTTCGTCACAAATTTTACAGGCTGGAAATTATAGAATATCTTCGGCCTAatattttcgcttctgtttttgcttataagcctaaatttaaatttttaaccttcatttcgaagttaattttggcatttttattgtagtttattttttagccggtgcttttagattattaagaatacatatataaaaattttattaa includes:
- the LOC102705362 gene encoding acetylserotonin O-methyltransferase 1-like translates to MPAVAALVELNHHVLGYVKSMALKCAVDLGVPGAIHRRGGAASLADIAADTAVHPSKLADLQRLMEMLSTTGIFSSTIGAADINGDGGGGGGAVAYRLTAASRVLVGSRSLSPEVQFVVCPHLVSSFFSLRDWLTAPPSLAASGSSSSLFEVAHGCSQWEMAAKDSTLNSVLNAAMAAESQIFLEAVVAGKGRHVFGGLSSLVDVGGGYGAATEVIAREFPHIKCTVLDLPHVVSQAPVTGDGKVHFVAGDMFESVPRADAVVLKNILHDWSDDDCVKILQRCKEAIPGRNAGGKVIIMDMVRGSGPRDKGISEMEATRNLFMMHINGMERDEHEWKKIFCAAGFSNDCQIIPVLGPFAVIEIYS